Proteins from a genomic interval of Beijerinckia indica subsp. indica ATCC 9039:
- the hemH gene encoding ferrochelatase → MKPLAASTTKARLTDRIGVLLVNLGTPDATDYWSMRRYLREFLSDRRVVELPRWVWWPILHGIILTTRPHRSGRRYAGIWDKERNESPLKTITRAQGELLARSIGASSAPGDGKAQDIVIDFAMRYGNPSIASGLDRLLQQNCGRILVVPLYPQYAAATTASVADKVFEILRARRWQPALRIAPPYYAEPFYIEALARSVRRGLAGLDFEPDAILLSFHGIPKSSVDKGDPYYEHCLITADLLRQALGLDEAHCVTTFQSRFGRAEWIGPATDATVKALAARGVKKLAVVMPGFAADCLETIEEVGGEIRALFLGAGGEDYAALPCLNASEEGMEVIARLVRRELQGWLTSTD, encoded by the coding sequence ATGAAACCCCTTGCCGCTTCTACGACGAAAGCGCGTCTGACGGACCGAATCGGTGTTCTGCTTGTCAATCTCGGAACGCCGGATGCGACCGATTACTGGTCCATGCGCCGTTATCTCCGCGAATTCCTGTCCGACCGCCGGGTGGTCGAACTGCCGCGCTGGGTCTGGTGGCCAATCCTGCATGGGATTATCCTCACCACGCGCCCGCATCGGAGCGGACGCCGCTATGCCGGGATCTGGGACAAGGAGCGTAACGAGAGCCCGCTCAAAACCATCACCCGCGCGCAAGGGGAACTCCTGGCTCGTTCGATTGGCGCCTCATCCGCGCCAGGGGACGGAAAAGCGCAAGATATCGTGATTGATTTCGCGATGCGATATGGCAATCCTTCGATCGCTTCGGGTCTCGATCGCCTGTTGCAACAGAATTGCGGCCGCATTCTTGTCGTGCCGCTCTATCCGCAATATGCAGCGGCGACCACGGCGAGCGTCGCGGATAAGGTTTTCGAGATTTTGCGGGCGCGGCGCTGGCAGCCGGCCTTGCGGATTGCACCCCCCTATTATGCCGAGCCCTTCTATATAGAAGCCTTGGCGCGTTCCGTGCGGCGCGGTCTCGCCGGGCTTGATTTCGAGCCGGACGCGATCCTTTTGTCTTTTCACGGCATTCCGAAATCCTCCGTCGACAAGGGCGATCCCTATTATGAGCATTGCCTGATCACGGCGGATTTGTTGCGGCAAGCCCTGGGTCTCGACGAGGCGCATTGCGTGACGACTTTTCAATCCCGCTTCGGCCGCGCCGAATGGATCGGACCCGCGACCGATGCGACGGTGAAAGCTTTGGCCGCGCGAGGTGTCAAAAAACTGGCTGTCGTCATGCCAGGTTTTGCCGCCGATTGCCTGGAAACAATCGAGGAAGTGGGCGGGGAGATCCGCGCCTTATTCCTGGGCGCGGGGGGCGAGGATTATGCCGCGCTCCCCTGCCTCAACGCGAGCGAGGAGGGCATGGAGGTTATTGCCCGGCTGGTTCGGCGTGAATTGCAAGGCTGGCTGACCTCAACAGATTAG
- a CDS encoding acyl-CoA thioesterase has protein sequence MKDEVRLDDFPLHASDKIRFGDTDSLGHINNAVFATFLETGRAEILCDPRAPLAAPGTVFVLARLVLDFRAEITWPGEILIGTRIAGVGRSSIRLEQALFQNERCVATSETVIVLMDEMTRRSTPLASTTVEWLASLLPQSTAS, from the coding sequence ATGAAGGATGAGGTCCGACTCGACGATTTTCCGTTGCATGCATCGGACAAGATCCGCTTTGGAGATACAGACAGCCTCGGTCACATCAACAATGCTGTATTCGCCACATTTCTCGAAACCGGCCGAGCCGAAATCCTTTGCGATCCTCGAGCACCGCTCGCGGCGCCTGGCACTGTTTTCGTCCTCGCCCGTCTCGTCCTCGACTTTCGGGCCGAGATCACATGGCCGGGCGAGATCCTGATCGGCACGCGGATCGCCGGGGTCGGCCGGAGTTCGATCCGGCTTGAACAGGCTTTGTTTCAGAACGAACGATGCGTCGCCACCAGCGAGACCGTCATTGTGCTGATGGATGAAATGACCCGTCGCTCCACGCCCTTGGCCTCGACAACGGTCGAATGGCTGGCGTCCCTTCTGCCCCAATCGACGGCCTCATAA